Proteins encoded by one window of Streptomyces sp. LX-29:
- a CDS encoding sigma-70 family RNA polymerase sigma factor, which yields MDEREWLAERFEEHRPRLRAVAYRMLGSLSEAEDAVQDAWLRASRADTDEVENLAGWLTTVVARVCLNLLRSRQSRREDPLEPTHEPGADGGREEGVDPEQEALLADSVGVALLVVLDMLSPAERLAFVLHDMFAVPFDEIGPMLERSPAAARQLASRARRRVKGAAPAPDADLTLRRRVVDAFLAATRGGDFEALVSLLHPDVVLRADPSVVPTPEPLVILGAHTVAKGAMAATGRARFTGLALLDGAVGLAMAPLGRLALVLDFTITDGRITEIDVIADRERLREIEIAVLDG from the coding sequence GTGGACGAGCGCGAATGGCTCGCGGAGCGGTTCGAGGAGCACCGGCCCCGGCTGCGGGCGGTGGCCTACCGCATGCTCGGCTCCCTCAGCGAGGCCGAAGACGCCGTCCAGGACGCCTGGTTGCGCGCCAGTCGCGCCGACACCGACGAGGTGGAGAACCTCGCCGGGTGGCTGACGACGGTGGTGGCACGGGTCTGTCTCAACCTGCTGCGCAGCCGTCAGTCCCGGCGTGAGGATCCCCTGGAGCCGACCCACGAGCCCGGCGCGGACGGCGGCCGCGAGGAGGGCGTCGACCCCGAGCAGGAGGCGTTGCTGGCCGACTCGGTCGGCGTGGCACTGCTGGTGGTCCTCGACATGCTCTCGCCGGCCGAGCGGCTCGCCTTCGTGCTGCACGACATGTTCGCCGTGCCGTTCGACGAGATCGGCCCGATGCTGGAGCGCTCGCCGGCGGCCGCCCGGCAGTTGGCCAGCCGCGCCCGACGCCGGGTCAAGGGGGCCGCCCCGGCGCCCGACGCCGACCTGACGCTGCGACGGCGGGTGGTCGACGCCTTTCTGGCCGCGACCCGCGGCGGGGACTTCGAGGCGCTGGTCTCGCTGCTCCACCCCGATGTGGTGCTCCGGGCCGACCCGTCGGTCGTGCCCACCCCGGAGCCCCTCGTCATCCTCGGCGCGCACACCGTGGCCAAGGGGGCGATGGCCGCCACGGGGCGGGCCCGGTTCACCGGACTCGCGCTGCTCGACGGCGCCGTCGGACTCGCCATGGCGCCGCTCGGCCGACTCGCCCTCGTGCTCGACTTCACGATCACGGACGGTCGGATCACCGAGATCGACGTCATCGCGGACCGGGAGCGCCTCCGCGAGATCGAGATCGCCGTTCTCGACGGCTGA
- a CDS encoding PP2C family protein-serine/threonine phosphatase — MHLRPRQREHRWPEQRSLALLAVPLGLIVVVTVVDILAPPEVHLGPFLVAAPAVTASFAGPWTTGLVGAVAVLAQAVVAVARTSLTDLNHSFQITALILISIFVTYMAKRRVRHEQELTRLRSVAEATQAVLLRPLPEQIGPLRIASVYLAAEAEAQIGGDLYAAARTARGTRLMIGDVRGKGLKAIGDAALVLGAFRAAAHRQAELPVLVAYLEGTVSSDLDDPSAPRDESEDDGEAFITAALLDVPDEEAVLHVINCGHPPPLLLRDGTVTPLQNHRPAPPLGLTEFAAADFTVETFPFRVGDVVLLYTDGVIESRNADGVFYPLDRRVTCWPGGDPQTLLRRLCADLLDHAGGVLGDDAAMVAVQRLPAAAPGSG; from the coding sequence ATGCATCTTCGGCCACGCCAGCGTGAGCACCGATGGCCAGAGCAGCGGAGCCTTGCGCTGCTGGCGGTCCCGCTCGGGCTGATCGTGGTGGTCACGGTGGTCGACATCCTGGCTCCGCCCGAGGTGCACCTCGGGCCGTTCCTGGTCGCCGCGCCCGCCGTCACCGCGTCCTTCGCCGGGCCGTGGACGACCGGCCTCGTCGGCGCGGTCGCCGTCCTGGCCCAGGCGGTGGTGGCCGTGGCGCGGACCAGCCTGACCGACCTGAACCACTCCTTTCAGATCACCGCGCTGATCCTGATCTCGATCTTCGTCACCTACATGGCGAAGCGGCGGGTGCGCCACGAGCAGGAGCTGACACGGCTGCGCTCGGTGGCGGAGGCGACGCAGGCGGTGCTGCTGCGTCCGTTGCCGGAACAGATCGGTCCGCTGCGGATCGCCTCCGTCTATCTGGCCGCCGAGGCCGAGGCGCAGATCGGTGGCGATCTGTACGCGGCGGCGCGCACCGCCCGCGGCACCCGACTGATGATCGGCGACGTGCGGGGCAAGGGGCTCAAGGCCATCGGGGACGCCGCGCTCGTGCTGGGCGCCTTCCGGGCCGCCGCCCACCGGCAGGCGGAACTGCCGGTGTTGGTGGCCTATCTGGAGGGAACCGTCTCCTCGGACCTGGACGACCCCAGCGCACCGCGCGACGAGAGCGAGGACGACGGGGAGGCGTTCATCACCGCGGCCCTGCTGGACGTCCCCGACGAGGAGGCGGTACTGCACGTGATCAACTGTGGTCACCCCCCTCCCCTGCTGCTGCGCGACGGCACGGTCACCCCGCTGCAGAACCACCGGCCCGCGCCACCGCTGGGCCTCACCGAGTTCGCCGCGGCGGACTTCACGGTGGAGACGTTCCCCTTCCGGGTGGGCGACGTGGTGCTGCTCTACACGGACGGTGTCATCGAGTCCCGGAACGCCGACGGCGTCTTCTACCCGTTGGACCGGCGCGTGACCTGCTGGCCGGGCGGCGATCCGCAGACGCTGCTGCGCCGGCTGTGCGCGGATCTCCTGGACCACGCCGGCGGGGTGCTGGGCGACGACGCCGCGATGGTCGCCGTCCAGCGCCTTCCGGCGGCGGCCCCCGGCAGCGGTTGA
- a CDS encoding VOC family protein, translating into MAAPAEGMPCWVDAMFTDVEAAKSFYADVLGWTFGESATEFGNYTQAYADGRAVAAVVPPMPGQETPSAWCLYFASSDVADTARKIQDNGGQVLMEPMRVGDLGSMLLAREPSGTTFGVWQAGRHEGFEKRGEPGAYCWAEVFTREPAKADAFFPAVFPYGAKRMEDDAMDFRVFTLGGDPVLGRMAMGEDFPPEVPAYIQVYFAVPDCDAAVAKATERGGQLHFGPMDTPFGRFAALADAQGAAFAVIDVGTTQGEMPAMSEVS; encoded by the coding sequence ATGGCCGCGCCGGCGGAGGGCATGCCGTGCTGGGTGGACGCGATGTTCACCGATGTGGAGGCGGCGAAGAGCTTCTACGCGGACGTGTTGGGCTGGACGTTCGGCGAGAGCGCGACGGAGTTCGGGAACTACACCCAGGCGTACGCGGACGGTCGGGCGGTGGCGGCCGTCGTCCCACCGATGCCCGGCCAGGAGACGCCGTCCGCCTGGTGTCTCTACTTCGCGTCGTCGGACGTCGCCGACACCGCGCGGAAGATCCAGGACAACGGCGGCCAGGTGCTGATGGAGCCGATGCGGGTCGGCGACCTCGGATCGATGCTGCTGGCGCGGGAGCCCAGCGGCACCACCTTCGGGGTCTGGCAGGCGGGCCGCCACGAGGGGTTCGAGAAGCGCGGCGAGCCGGGCGCCTACTGCTGGGCCGAGGTCTTCACCCGCGAGCCCGCGAAGGCCGACGCGTTCTTCCCCGCGGTCTTCCCCTACGGCGCGAAGCGGATGGAGGACGACGCCATGGACTTCCGGGTCTTCACCCTCGGCGGCGACCCGGTGTTGGGGCGGATGGCGATGGGCGAGGACTTCCCGCCCGAGGTCCCGGCGTACATCCAGGTCTACTTCGCCGTTCCGGACTGCGACGCGGCGGTGGCGAAGGCCACCGAGCGCGGCGGACAGCTCCACTTCGGGCCCATGGACACGCCCTTCGGCCGCTTCGCGGCACTGGCCGACGCACAGGGCGCGGCCTTCGCCGTGATCGACGTCGGGACGACGCAGGGCGAGATGCCCGCGATGAGCGAGGTCTCCTGA
- a CDS encoding putative quinol monooxygenase, producing MIFIVVKFTVRPEYSEEWLSLVDDFTQATRAEPGNLFYEWSRSVDDPHEYVLVEGFADGEAGRAHVESDHFKAAMETLAGAIAVKPRIVSTEVPGQGWSEMAELTPRA from the coding sequence ATGATCTTCATCGTCGTGAAGTTCACCGTCCGTCCCGAGTACAGCGAGGAGTGGCTGTCGCTGGTCGACGACTTCACCCAGGCGACCCGCGCCGAGCCGGGCAACCTGTTCTACGAGTGGTCCCGGAGCGTCGACGACCCGCACGAGTACGTGCTGGTCGAGGGTTTCGCGGACGGCGAGGCCGGCCGGGCACACGTGGAGTCGGACCACTTCAAGGCGGCGATGGAGACCCTGGCGGGCGCCATCGCCGTCAAGCCGCGGATCGTGAGCACCGAGGTGCCGGGCCAGGGCTGGTCGGAGATGGCCGAGCTCACTCCGCGCGCCTGA
- a CDS encoding cobalamin-binding protein, which yields MRIVSLLPAATDIVAELGLIRDLVGRTHECDWPPDGVAGVPVVTASGLASDTTSSREISEAVGGATHRGSSLYTLDTEALATLAPDVVLTQDLCDVCAVSYDAVSRAVRVLHGPTRVLSLEPHTLDEVLDCLVRVGGELGVAERAERRREALRERLTAVERATAGRPRPRVAAIEWLDPLWPAGHWVPEQVRCAGGEPLLAQAGDHTRAVEWEAVRAARPEVIVLMPCGFSPRRTEEEWGLLTRLPGWAELPAVRAGEVWVVDGPAHFNRPGPRVVRGAEVLAHILHGVAPAEPVSPAEARRLVAG from the coding sequence ATGCGCATCGTCTCGCTGCTCCCCGCGGCCACCGACATCGTGGCCGAGCTCGGGCTGATCCGAGACCTGGTGGGGCGTACCCACGAGTGCGACTGGCCGCCCGACGGCGTCGCCGGGGTGCCGGTGGTCACGGCCTCCGGGCTCGCCTCCGACACCACGAGCAGCCGCGAGATCTCGGAGGCCGTGGGCGGCGCCACCCATCGCGGTTCCTCGCTCTACACCCTCGACACCGAGGCGCTCGCGACCCTCGCCCCGGACGTGGTCCTCACCCAGGACCTGTGCGACGTCTGCGCGGTGTCGTACGACGCGGTGTCCCGGGCGGTACGGGTGCTGCACGGCCCCACCCGCGTGCTGAGCCTGGAGCCGCACACCCTGGACGAGGTGCTCGACTGCCTGGTGCGGGTCGGCGGCGAGCTGGGCGTGGCGGAGCGGGCGGAGCGGCGGCGCGAGGCGCTGCGGGAGCGGCTGACCGCCGTGGAGCGGGCCACCGCCGGACGACCCCGGCCCCGGGTCGCCGCCATCGAGTGGCTGGACCCGCTGTGGCCCGCCGGGCACTGGGTGCCGGAGCAGGTCCGATGCGCCGGCGGGGAGCCGCTGCTCGCACAGGCGGGCGACCACACCAGGGCGGTGGAGTGGGAGGCGGTCCGTGCGGCCCGGCCCGAGGTGATCGTGCTGATGCCCTGCGGCTTCAGTCCGCGCCGCACCGAGGAGGAGTGGGGGCTGCTGACCCGGCTGCCCGGCTGGGCGGAGCTGCCCGCGGTGCGCGCGGGCGAGGTGTGGGTGGTGGACGGGCCGGCCCACTTCAACCGGCCGGGGCCGCGCGTGGTGCGCGGCGCGGAGGTGCTCGCGCACATCCTGCACGGCGTGGCTCCGGCGGAGCCCGTCAGCCCGGCGGAGGCGCGCCGGCTGGTCGCGGGCTGA
- a CDS encoding IclR family transcriptional regulator, giving the protein MTPDATPATPSAGPQSVDRALELLDVIAEAPDPVSAKALARRAGCALSTVYHLLGPLTARGLVVRTSAGYALGHRIPTLHQDFQRQLHLGRDTREVLLRLRDATGAQAYFSTFRDGGIAIVDSTAAHADRPTPFVVGPESRAHATAHGKALLAALPRAVRQRYLTEHGLPPLTEHTITSRDRFEAELRRVRRGGVAVSVAESDTGYACLAVPLPTPGLPGQARALSVSLPASAYQRHHARLVQVLTRAARDVH; this is encoded by the coding sequence ATCACCCCCGACGCCACTCCCGCCACGCCCAGCGCGGGTCCGCAGTCGGTCGACCGCGCCCTGGAGCTGCTGGACGTGATCGCCGAGGCGCCGGACCCGGTCAGCGCCAAGGCGCTCGCCCGGCGCGCCGGCTGCGCGCTGTCGACCGTGTACCACCTCCTCGGCCCGCTCACCGCCCGTGGCCTGGTGGTGCGCACCTCGGCCGGCTACGCGCTCGGTCACCGCATCCCCACCCTTCACCAGGACTTCCAGCGCCAGCTGCACCTGGGCCGGGACACGCGTGAGGTGTTGCTCCGACTGCGGGACGCGACCGGGGCGCAGGCGTACTTCAGCACCTTCCGGGACGGCGGGATCGCCATCGTGGACAGCACCGCCGCGCACGCCGACCGCCCCACGCCCTTCGTCGTCGGCCCGGAGTCCCGCGCCCACGCCACCGCCCACGGCAAGGCGCTCCTCGCGGCGCTGCCGCGCGCCGTGCGTCAGCGCTATCTCACCGAGCACGGGCTGCCGCCGCTCACCGAGCACACCATCACCAGCCGCGACCGCTTCGAGGCCGAGCTCCGCCGGGTCCGGCGCGGCGGTGTCGCCGTGTCGGTGGCCGAGTCCGACACCGGCTACGCCTGTCTCGCCGTGCCGCTCCCCACCCCGGGACTCCCCGGCCAGGCGCGGGCCCTCTCGGTATCCCTTCCCGCCAGCGCGTACCAGCGTCACCACGCGCGCCTGGTCCAGGTGCTGACCCGCGCGGCCCGGGACGTCCACTGA